From a region of the Candidatus Brocadia sp. genome:
- a CDS encoding nitroreductase family protein, which yields MDIYEIMKFRRSVRSYKSEPVEEGKLRRILEAALSAPSAANRQPIHFVVIKDEKIRHQLKTAYNATWFYTAPVIICVCSIPEKGWKRSDGKNYADIDATIAMDHLVLAATSEGLATCWVAAFKVSDVKSILNLPPGMEPLALTPLGYSLDYPEPTHRKTLEEIVQII from the coding sequence ATGGATATATATGAGATAATGAAGTTCAGGAGAAGCGTTCGCTCGTATAAGTCAGAGCCAGTTGAAGAAGGGAAGCTGAGGCGAATATTAGAAGCGGCGCTGTCTGCCCCCAGTGCAGCGAATAGGCAACCGATCCATTTTGTAGTTATTAAGGATGAAAAAATACGACATCAATTAAAAACTGCCTACAATGCAACATGGTTTTATACGGCACCCGTAATCATCTGTGTCTGTAGCATCCCTGAAAAAGGATGGAAACGAAGCGATGGGAAGAACTATGCAGACATTGATGCCACGATAGCCATGGACCATCTTGTCCTTGCCGCAACATCGGAGGGATTGGCTACCTGCTGGGTTGCAGCCTTTAAAGTATCTGATGTGAAATCTATTTTAAATCTCCCACCGGGAATGGAGCCTTTAGCGCTTACCCCCCTTGGCTATTCTCTGGATTATCCTGAACCGACGCACCGTAAAACCCTGGAAGAGATCGTACAAATCATCTAA
- a CDS encoding metallophosphoesterase, producing MKVGILADTHDNIHAIKAAVSFFNTQDLKYVIHAGDYVAPFSLKELMNVRAKFFGVFGNNDGERMGLLAVCKNLHEPPYDLILDGKHIIVTHMLESLSKRSIMNTDIIIYAHTHMPEIKPGIPLYLNPGECGGWLNGKNTVAILDLQAIQADIIDLSAIPPIKADRG from the coding sequence ATGAAAGTTGGAATTCTTGCGGATACTCATGATAATATCCATGCGATCAAAGCAGCCGTTTCCTTTTTTAATACCCAGGATTTGAAGTATGTCATTCATGCCGGTGATTATGTTGCCCCCTTTTCCCTGAAAGAATTAATGAACGTGAGAGCAAAGTTCTTCGGGGTATTTGGTAATAATGATGGCGAACGAATGGGATTGCTTGCGGTATGCAAAAATCTGCATGAACCGCCGTATGACTTGATTCTGGACGGGAAACATATTATAGTTACTCATATGCTTGAGAGCCTTTCCAAAAGGTCTATAATGAATACGGATATCATTATTTATGCCCATACGCATATGCCGGAGATAAAACCGGGAATCCCTCTGTACCTTAATCCCGGTGAGTGTGGCGGGTGGTTAAACGGGAAAAATACCGTTGCAATACTTGACCTTCAGGCCATTCAGGCAGATATCATTGACCTTTCCGCAATCCCCCCGATAAAGGCTGACCGTGGCTAA
- a CDS encoding HAD-IB family hydrolase, whose product MNKAAIFDIDGTIIRNISSERVFFRYLLEKGLITFRDIFRFVKVFFNNLLLFKGLYVRKNKYYLKNKDYEKIVVSVGECFKERISPYISLAAVEEIKMLKNAGYLIVLLSGTLSPFVECFKKYCNADVGIGTNLAVDDKGIITGEINGIHSYSGGKATIVNRLVTEYNIDLSSSYAYANQYVDVKFMRMVGYPVAVNASPFLRLYAKINRWKIMEF is encoded by the coding sequence ATGAACAAAGCGGCCATATTTGATATCGATGGGACGATCATCAGAAACATCTCGTCTGAGAGGGTTTTTTTCAGATATCTTCTGGAAAAGGGGCTTATTACTTTCCGGGACATCTTTCGATTTGTGAAGGTATTCTTTAATAACCTTTTACTTTTTAAAGGGTTGTATGTTAGAAAAAATAAATATTATCTGAAAAATAAAGACTATGAAAAGATCGTTGTAAGCGTCGGCGAATGCTTCAAAGAACGGATTTCTCCCTATATTTCGTTGGCTGCTGTAGAAGAAATAAAAATGCTGAAGAATGCAGGGTATCTCATTGTATTGTTATCAGGAACGCTAAGTCCTTTTGTAGAATGTTTTAAAAAATATTGTAATGCTGATGTAGGTATAGGGACGAATCTTGCCGTTGATGACAAAGGTATCATTACGGGTGAAATTAATGGTATTCATTCATACAGCGGTGGGAAAGCAACGATCGTGAATCGCCTTGTTACAGAATACAATATCGATCTTTCGTCTTCCTATGCCTATGCAAATCAATATGTAGATGTAAAATTTATGAGGATGGTTGGGTATCCGGTGGCGGTGAACGCAAGTCCCTTCCTCAGGCTATACGCAAAGATTAACCGCTGGAAGATCATGGAATTTTAA
- a CDS encoding PEGA domain-containing protein has translation MAKGFYKTVVISLWLCSSAMLGGCVLRSLTIDSQPSGAIVYLDDELIGETPVTAPFTYYGTRKITLEKVDAEGRLIYERKIVYEKIKPPYYQILPLDFFAELIIPAKLKDEHYFTYQLDPIQETPKAERQKELMKNAEELRGRLANPVTH, from the coding sequence GTGGCTAAAGGATTTTATAAAACGGTTGTTATTTCGTTGTGGCTTTGTAGCAGCGCGATGCTCGGTGGTTGTGTGCTGCGATCACTCACCATTGATTCTCAACCGTCCGGAGCGATAGTTTATTTGGACGATGAGTTGATCGGAGAAACACCGGTAACGGCTCCCTTTACCTATTATGGAACTCGAAAGATCACTTTAGAAAAGGTAGACGCGGAAGGCCGGCTCATCTACGAAAGAAAAATTGTGTATGAAAAGATAAAACCGCCGTACTATCAAATTTTGCCGCTGGATTTCTTCGCTGAACTGATAATTCCTGCAAAGCTGAAGGACGAGCATTATTTTACCTATCAACTAGATCCGATACAGGAGACGCCGAAGGCAGAACGACAGAAAGAGCTTATGAAGAACGCCGAAGAATTACGCGGGCGGTTAGCTAATCCTGTCACTCATTAG